The genomic window GCCGGCTCCCGGCCTGGTTTGGGCCTCTCCCAGGCGGCAGGTCTACGATTACTCTGTTTGGCGCTGCCTCGTCTCCGCAGCGCGAGCCCCCCGAAACGAGGATCAATGTCTGGCGCTGGATCGCAGAACCGACCGACCAAGAACGAACGACGCGACGCGGCACGCGAGAAGGCGCGGGTGCTGCGCGAGCAGCAGAAGCGCCGCGACCGCCGCAACCGGGTGCTGCTCCAGGGTGGCATCGTGCTCGGTGCGCTCGCGATCGTGGCGGTGGTGGCGGTCATCATCGTGACGTCGATCAAGCCCGCCGGACCGGTCCCGACCGCGGCCAAGAACGACGGCTTCACCGTCTCCGCCGGCTTGCAGCTGGTCGGAGCCCCGGCCAGTGCGTCGACGCCCACGCCGAGCACGACCGACGATGCGGCCGCACCCGCGGAGCCTGCCCCGGCCGAGACGCCGGCAGCCACCGAGACCCCCGCCGCCGACGGTGTCGAGATCGCCGTCTACCAGGACTTCCTCTGCCCCTATTGCGGTCAGTTCGAGACCACGAACGCCGAGCAGGTCAAGGGTTGGCTCGAGGCCGGTGCCGCGACCTACACGGTGCACCCCCTCGCAACGCTGAGCAACCTCTCGCTCGGAACGCAGTACTCGCTGCGCGCCTCGAACGCGGCGGCCTGCGTCGCGGAGTACTCGCCGAACGACTTCTTCTCCTTCAACACCGCACTGTTCGAGAACCAGCCCAAGGAGAACACCGAGGGCCTGACCGACGCCGAGCTGAAGTCGATCGCCAAGGGCGTCATCTCCGGCGGCGAGAAGAAGATCAACGCCTGCATCGACGACGGCACCTACAAGTCCTGGGTGAAGGACTCGACCGACCGTGCGCGCAGCGGCCCGCTGCCCGGGACGGACGTCAAGAAGGTGGAGGGCACGCCGACCATCCTGGTGAACGGCAAGCAGTACACGGGCTCACTCACCGACGCCGAGCAGTTCGCTGCGTTCGTCCTCGCCGTCTCGAGCGAGAGCTACTCCACCGGCACGCCGACGCCGGGTGCCAGCGAGTCGCCCGTGACCAACGGCTGATCCGCCGCCATCGTAGGATGGACGAGACCGGGGCCAGCCCCTGTCGGCCGACGTGGCGCAATTGGTAGCGCAACGCTCTTGTAAAGCGTAGGTTACGGGTTCAAGTCCCGTCGTCGGCTCCATTTGGCCCCGTGATTCCGCGGAAGTTGAGCAATCAGCTTCGGGAATCGCGGGGTCATTCGTTATTTACTCGTGGTTTTCATCACGAAGGACTGCAGGATTTCAGTGGCATCAGGCCCCTCGTGGCGCTGCTGTACGTAGTGACTGTTGGCCACTTGTTCCGAGGAGTGACCGAGTTGGTCCTTGGCGGCACCCACGCCGAGCTGATCCCTGAGGACGGTAGCCACGGCTTTGCGGAACGCGCGAGGCGTGACATCCGCCCACTCGGTCCCCTGAAGGGATCCTCGCCACTGGGTGCGGAAGTTGTTCGGAGACCGGAAGGTGCCCGTCGATGACGGGAAGACGAACTCAGAGTGCGAGTTCAGGCGGCGCTCAAGCAGCATCTCCGCAGCGAAGGGCGGCAGCTTGAGCGCCCGGCGAGAGGTATCCGATTTCGGCCACTCCTGAACCGCGAGTCGACCATCAAGCCCGAGCGCGACCGTTCGTTCGATCGAGACTGTAGGGGGATCGGCGGCGAGGTCCAGATGCCTCCACTCAAGCGCGAAGAGCTCACCGGTTCGAGCGCCCGTGGCAGCGAGCATGCGCGCGACGTCGAACAGGTCGGTTGTCCGTCGCGCGCCGCGGCCATCGACGCCGGCGTCCCACGCCTGGAGATGGGCGAGCACGGCTTGAGCATCGCTGCTGGTGGGTGCTGCCACGCGTTTCCGGGTCATCTCGATGGTCCCCACGTCGCGGACGGGGTTTGACCTGACTGCACCATGACGGGTCGCAAGCGCGAACATCTGGGACAGAACGACGCGCGTGAGCTTGGCCGTGCTCGGCCCGCTGGACTTTGCGAGCGCCTTCAGGAACCGGTCGAGTCGCGGCACTGTTGCCTCGTTCAGGCGCACGTCGCCGAGCCCGCGCACGATGTGCTTTGCGACAATCTCGCGGTACTTGACGATGGTTCCGGGGGAAAGGTCGCGCTCCGCCGTCTCCGCGAGCCAGAGCTTCGCGAGGAGTGCGACGCGGGATTCGCCCGTAAGGTCATCGCCGGCCGGAGCTAGTCGATCCTTGAGTGCCTGCACGAGAGCGCGTTCCGCGGCGGCGGGTGTGGAGCCCTGGCGCTGCATCGGACGAGTTACGCCGTCGCTGTCCCGGTAGTAAGCGACGGCAGTGGGCTTACCTCCCACAGTTGTGCGGCGGATCCGGCCCCACGTTTCGAGCACCAATGGGGGTCGAGCCATCACTCGCCCCGGTACTCTTCGACGTCGCTGCCGTCGTCGCCCGCGTCTGGGTCGCCCTCCATATAGATCAGGCGGTACGTCTTGCCGTCTTCGCCAGTCTCGAGTTTTGAGCGATGGTTCGAACCGACTGGAGCCCCTGACTCATCGATAATCGGACCCACAACTGTGTGTGCGACTCGCCTGGGGTCTTCGCTGGCAGGTCGACGGCTGGATGACCGGTCGAGCGTGGGGTCGTCTTCCATCGCAAGGACCACGCGGCGGCGTATTTCCTCGATCCGTGCCTCGACGTTCGGGGGGACTCTCAGACCGTTCCAATCCCACATGCCGCCTGGCACGCGCTGCAAGAGGTCCCGATAGTCGTCGATGAGGTCTTGCACGTACGCGCGGTAGAAGTCGTCGCTTAGCATCTCCGCAGTGACGCCAAAGCTGTGAAGCGGGCCGTCGGAGTGCCGAACGGACCCCCGAGCATCTTCCGCCGCCTTGGCAGCAAATGCGCCTCTGTCTGATCTGGCATCCTCGATCGCTTGTACCTGCTTGAGTGAGCCTTCGGCTCTGAGCAGAGACGTCATCAATGCGCGCGCGTCGTTGGGGATCTGAAGCCCGTGCCATGCGTTCTCGGGCGCGTAAATCGAAGTCGCGAACAGGTACTCGACGTTCGTCAGGCCGGCGTATCCGTCAGCAAGACCTTCCAGGGCGACCGGCTCGAAGGGGCTGGACATATCGACGAGAAGGGCGATGGGGGAGACGTCAAGCCCGCTCGCAACGAGGGCAAGTTCGGTGGCAGTGAGGTCTCGTTTCCGACCGCTCTCGACGTTGGCGATCACACCACGCGTGATGTCCGAGCTGGGGATCGCTTCCGCCAGCTGCTCTGCCGTCATGCCGCGCCACCGTCGAACCGCGGCAAGGCGCCGGCCAACGAGACTAACCGACTTCTTTGGAGCCTCATCTTGTGTCATAACTGCACTCTACATCGATACGGTGCGTCGGTGTTGCACTTTCTCGTGACCGGACGTATGGTGACTGCACAAGCGCAGTAACCGCACTAACGCCCAGTTGAATGTGCAGTTTTGACACAATGACGTTGCTTGCCTGAGCGTCCACATTCAATCGGGCCAGACCGAACGGAACCCCATGGCACACCCGAGCCCCATGTTGACCCTGCCGGAAGCAGCCGCCTACCTGAGGGTGAGCGAACGCACTCTCTACGACTGGCGGTGGAAGAGGAAGGGACCACCCGGAATCAAGGTCGGATCGCTCGTTCGATACCTGGTCGCCGACCTCGATGAGTGGCTAGGCGTCGGAGCCGCGAGCTCCGACCAGCAATGACCCGCAAAGAAAAAGCCTCGGAAGCTGCGCCAACAGCCCCGAGGCAGAAACCGCAACCCTCGCAAGAAAGAAGCAGATCTATGACAACCACTATGCCACAAGCAGAGTCCGCGAACCAGAGACCGGTCGAGGACACTTCACTGCACGGGATGATCGACCTCACAGCCCAGCTGCAGGGCCAGATCCAGAACGTGTACGACGAGATGGACGGTCCGAGCGATCGTGTCATTGGACACGAGCTGCCTGCACCGGACCCCGAGTTCGACATGATCCACGTGAGTGATGACGTCCCGTTCAGCGGATGCGTTGGCCCCTGGATCGTCGAATGCGACACCGGGGCTCGTCACCTTGATGCCGGCGAGGCCGTCGCCTACGCCGCTGCCCTGTCCGCAGCCGCCCGCCAGGCTCGCATCCTCAACGCTGACGGCTGCGTCGTGTCCGTCCCCGACGAGGGCCGGTTCAAGCAGGGCACGGGGGAGGGGAAGCCATTCGCTGTGGCTCGCATGATCGAGGCCGGCCAGCCCGATCGGTTCGTCCACGCACGCGACGTCACCAGTGATCACCCGCTCGAGTCCCGTCAGACCGGGTACGCGTGGTGCAACGACGGCTTCGGCTTCATCTACTGCGGCACCTTCGAGTGGTTCGGCGAGGAGATCGTCGACGGCGCTCGCCGTGTGCTCCTCAAGGAGGCGCCCCGTGGGTAGGCAGTGGAAGGCGGGTAGCAAGGCGCCGCTCGAGGGCAAGCCGTTCGCGCAGTGGAAGCTGCGGGAGGTCGACCCGCCTGAGCGAGTGAAGAGCAAGCACATCGTGCCGCTCACCGATCGTGACGAAGGTGACGTCTGGGAGTACATCGCCGTGATCGTGTTCGTGCCGATCCAATCGGAGGTCTGGGTGCACTTCGCGCCCGGAGCCACCGACGCCGACCGGCGCACCGCATGGGCACACGCGATCGAGCTGCGTGACTCAGTCGAGTCGCTCGACTCATACTCCCCGGTCGAGCTTCCAGGACAGGGGACGGTCTACGAGTCGACCATCGGCTACCGCGTGCACGGCACGCGCTGCACCGTCTTCGGCTGCCAGACGTTCGACAGCTGGCACGTAGGTGAGAACCACAACGCAGACCACGTCGCGGAGGACATCCGCGCTGAGGGCTACCGGGTGCGTCTGGTGCTCCGCTACGGCGACTGGGTCCCCGAGATCACTCTCGCGGCACACCGCCTCGACACCGCCATCGAGGCGTCAGCTCTCGCCACTGACATCGAGTGGCTCATGCAGGCCCGGCGCAAGCTCAGCGCGGCCGGCATCTCTCGTTCAAACATCGACTCGTCCGAAGGGACAGCAGCATGACCGCACCAGTCCAGTCGACCCCGCTCGACACGTTGAAGCAGACAGCCAAGCTCGTCGAGGACCTGCTCGACATCATCATCGACGACTTCGGCGGGAAGTACGGAGTCGACGATAACGACGAGGCGTACACGATCGCCGATTCGATCTCGATGGTGCTCACGAAGGCGCTCGCCGAACACATCCCCGGCATCAGCTGGAACCAGGACGTCGCGATGCGCTCGTACGACAACGACGCAGCACGGCAGGCCGTGCAGACGTTCGACGACGGGACGCCTATCTGGCGCCTCATGGATCACGGGGAGTCCAGCAGCTACTACTACCCGCGCCGCGATGGCGCCCCTGAGGAGCACGCCCAGCGCATGCTCGAGCTCATCAACGGCGGGAAGGGACGCCACTTGCACGCGGTGACCTCACTGCCCGGAGACGCGCCCGGACCCGACCCCAGTTCCGAGCCGTCGGGGAACTGGACCGGGGCGGAAACGATCGACAACATCGACACCGCCGTGCAGCGGCTCAACGCCGCAGCGGAGCCCACGAACGCCAGCCAGCACGTCGAGGTCATGGCCGGCCTCGCAGAGTGGGAGTTCGACGCTGAGGCGCTCGCCGCAGTCGGTGTCGCGGACGAGCGTGTCGCCCGGGATCTCGTCAACCTGCTCCACGCTGCGACGCACGCCGTCCGCGGCGACGTCAACCCGAGCATCATCGTGCAGTCCGTCGGCATCATCGGCGGACGCATCGCTCACCGCATCGCGGGGGTGGAGCGTTGAGCTACAAGGCCACCGGGTGGGCGTACGACCTACCCATCTCCGGCCCGCGCAAGGGCGTCCTCGTCGTCCTCGCTGACATGGCGGATGAAGCCTTCTCCTGCTACCCGGGGCAGCAGAAGATCGTCCACATGTCCGGATTCTCCGAGAAGACCGTCCGTCGGGCTCTCGCGTCGCTCGAGGAGGACGGGCTGATCTCGCGGGAGCAGCGTCACGGCCGGAACGGGTACCGGACGAGCGATCGCTACATCCTCCACGTGGGCCTCGGCCTACCGGTCACAGAGCCTGCTGGTCAGAGTGACCACCGGTCAGAGAGTCCGAGCCTACCGGTCACTCTGTCCCTGCCTACCGGTCAGAGTGACCGGGCAGAGGAATCACCAGTAGAACCACTAGAAGAACCACCAGTGGTCAACGGCCAGGCCGGCCCCCTCATCGAACTGTCCAACTTGGACACCTGGACCGAGTTCTGGTCGATCTACCCGCGGCACGTGAAGAAAGCGCGCGCTGAGACGGCCTACCGAGCGGCGATCAAGGCTGGTGTGTCAGCGGAGACGATCTTGGAGGGCGCTCGGAAGTACGCAACGTCGGTCGCGGGCAAAGCACCGGAGTTCATCGCCCACCCGTCCTCGTGGTTGAACGACCGCCGCTGGGATGACGAGTACCCGACCACGCCCAGCGCCACCGGGTACGACCGCGCGAAGGAGTTCACGCCAGATGACTACTCCTGAACCCCCAGTCGAAGCGGAACGGTCCGTCGTCGGTCTGGTCCTCGCGAAGGGCGCCGAGATCCTCGACGAGATCAACCTCTCGTCCGACGACTTCTCGAACATGGACCTGGCGACGATCTTCGAGGCCGCGACCCGGCTCCACGCCTCGGGAGCACCCGTCACCCGAGCGACCGTCACAGCGAAGGTCAAGCCGGCGCTCGCCGCAGACATCGTCGAGCTGTCGATGGACTACCAGTTCGACCGGTACGCCCTGCAGCAGCACGCTCAGCTCGTCGCCCGCTACGGGCTGTACACACGCCTGGTCGAGGTCGGGCACACGTTCGCCGAGGGGATGAAGGATCTCGACGAGCCCGGGGACATGATGGAGTACGCCCGCCGTGTCGTCGACCAGTCCGAGGGACGCCCCTCGACGAGGCTCCGGTACGTCCGCGACATCATCCCCGACGCGATCGCTGCGATGCGCGCCGAGACGACGTTCGTCCCGACGCCGTGGCAGGGATTGAACGACAT from Plantibacter flavus includes these protein-coding regions:
- a CDS encoding DsbA family protein, which translates into the protein MSGAGSQNRPTKNERRDAAREKARVLREQQKRRDRRNRVLLQGGIVLGALAIVAVVAVIIVTSIKPAGPVPTAAKNDGFTVSAGLQLVGAPASASTPTPSTTDDAAAPAEPAPAETPAATETPAADGVEIAVYQDFLCPYCGQFETTNAEQVKGWLEAGAATYTVHPLATLSNLSLGTQYSLRASNAAACVAEYSPNDFFSFNTALFENQPKENTEGLTDAELKSIAKGVISGGEKKINACIDDGTYKSWVKDSTDRARSGPLPGTDVKKVEGTPTILVNGKQYTGSLTDAEQFAAFVLAVSSESYSTGTPTPGASESPVTNG
- a CDS encoding site-specific integrase → MQALKDRLAPAGDDLTGESRVALLAKLWLAETAERDLSPGTIVKYREIVAKHIVRGLGDVRLNEATVPRLDRFLKALAKSSGPSTAKLTRVVLSQMFALATRHGAVRSNPVRDVGTIEMTRKRVAAPTSSDAQAVLAHLQAWDAGVDGRGARRTTDLFDVARMLAATGARTGELFALEWRHLDLAADPPTVSIERTVALGLDGRLAVQEWPKSDTSRRALKLPPFAAEMLLERRLNSHSEFVFPSSTGTFRSPNNFRTQWRGSLQGTEWADVTPRAFRKAVATVLRDQLGVGAAKDQLGHSSEQVANSHYVQQRHEGPDATEILQSFVMKTTSK
- a CDS encoding helix-turn-helix domain-containing protein codes for the protein MTQDEAPKKSVSLVGRRLAAVRRWRGMTAEQLAEAIPSSDITRGVIANVESGRKRDLTATELALVASGLDVSPIALLVDMSSPFEPVALEGLADGYAGLTNVEYLFATSIYAPENAWHGLQIPNDARALMTSLLRAEGSLKQVQAIEDARSDRGAFAAKAAEDARGSVRHSDGPLHSFGVTAEMLSDDFYRAYVQDLIDDYRDLLQRVPGGMWDWNGLRVPPNVEARIEEIRRRVVLAMEDDPTLDRSSSRRPASEDPRRVAHTVVGPIIDESGAPVGSNHRSKLETGEDGKTYRLIYMEGDPDAGDDGSDVEEYRGE
- a CDS encoding helix-turn-helix domain-containing protein, yielding MAHPSPMLTLPEAAAYLRVSERTLYDWRWKRKGPPGIKVGSLVRYLVADLDEWLGVGAASSDQQ
- a CDS encoding helix-turn-helix domain-containing protein, which translates into the protein MSYKATGWAYDLPISGPRKGVLVVLADMADEAFSCYPGQQKIVHMSGFSEKTVRRALASLEEDGLISREQRHGRNGYRTSDRYILHVGLGLPVTEPAGQSDHRSESPSLPVTLSLPTGQSDRAEESPVEPLEEPPVVNGQAGPLIELSNLDTWTEFWSIYPRHVKKARAETAYRAAIKAGVSAETILEGARKYATSVAGKAPEFIAHPSSWLNDRRWDDEYPTTPSATGYDRAKEFTPDDYS